One window of the Sander lucioperca isolate FBNREF2018 chromosome 5, SLUC_FBN_1.2, whole genome shotgun sequence genome contains the following:
- the lrfn1 gene encoding leucine-rich repeat and fibronectin type III domain-containing protein 1, which translates to MDRLILCVLLCAVLVKGYSCPGRCICQHLSPTLTLLCAKTGLLFVPPTIDRKTVELRLTDNFITIIRRKDFFNMTSLVHLTLSRNTISQVTPHAFVGLRSLRALHMDGNRLSVIKTDYFKGLINLRHLILGNNQIHQVAPTSFDEFVSTIEDLDLSNNNLRTLPWEAIARMTNINTLTLDHNLIDHIGAGTFTLLTKLVRLDMTSNRLQKLPPDSLFQHAQVLSEPTGSSSSTLAVSFGGNPLHCNCELLWLRRLTREDDLETCASPEHLMDKYFWSIQEEEFICEPPLITKHLSTKPFVMEGQGVTLKCKAVGDPDPEIHWRSPDGKLVHNNSRTILYDNGTLDILITTLKDSGAFNCVASNAAGIATAAVEINMIPLPLFVNNTGHMREDPGLSDITTSSKSGNDTKGYDKQDRRVMVTELTSSSAVLRWPSERHIPGIRMYQIQYNSTADDTLVYRMIPSTSKNFLINDLAAGREYDLCVLAVYDDGITSLTATRVVGCVQFHTASEVSQCRFMHSQFLGGTMIIIIGGIIVASVLVFIIILMIRYKAYSSPEDGKTKVSSSMHSQTNGSQQRLQRSASKQPSDEGQREAHTPKECMALVLRVDNEKKEDPAAITATLEVELPPLSVEKMKRRTSLDAQCSGPPSEDTQTDSSLTGSTMSLCLIGPNAGTKEAPRLKDKKAALANMGLLPNELARTRHRFSFDGGDYSIFQSHSYPRRARTRWHKSTNQLNMESSPLANRRVTFSSTEWMLESTV; encoded by the exons ATGGACCGGCTGAttctgtgtgtgctgctgtgtgcagTCCTAGTGAAGGGATACAGCTGCCCCGGCCGCTGTATCTGTCAGCACCTCTCCCCCACTCTGACTCTGCTCTGTGCTAAGACTGGTCTGTTGTTTGTGCCCCCCACCATCGACCGCAAGACCGTGGAGCTGCGGCTCACGGACAACTTCATCACCATCATCCGCAGGAaagactttttcaacatgactAGTTTGGTCCACCTCACCTTGTCCCGTAACACCATCAGCCAGGTCACCCCCCACGCCTTCGTCGGCCTGAGATCGCTGCGGGCGCTCCACATGGATGGCAACCGCCTCAGTGTGATAAAGACGGACTACTTTAAAGGCCTCATCAACCTGCGGCACCTCATCCTGGGAAACAACCAGATCCACCAGGTGGCCCCCACCTCCTTTGATGAGTTTGTTTCCACCATAGAGGACTTGGATCTTTCCAATAACAACCTGCGCACCCTTCCCTGGGAAGCCATAGCACGAATGACCAACATTAACACGCTCACGCTGGACCACAACCTGATCGACCACATTGGAGCGGGGACTTTTACGCTGCTCACCAAGCTGGTCCGCCTGGACATGACGTCAAACAGGCTGCAGAAGCTGCCGCCAGACAGCCTGTTCCAGCACGCGCAGGTCCTGTCCGAGCCCACGGGCTCCAGCTCCTCCACGCTGGCGGTGAGCTTCGGGGGAAACCCTCTCCACTGTAACTGCGAGCTGCTGTGGCTCCGCAGGCTGACGAGAGAGGATGATCTGGAGACCTGTGCCTCGCCAGAGCACCTCATGGACAAATATTTCTGGTCGATCCAAGAGGAGGAGTTTATCTGTGAGCCTCCACTGATCACCAAACATCTTTCCACTAAGCCCTTTGTGATGGAAGGCCAGGGTGTTACTCTGAAATGCAAAGCAGTGGGTGATCCAGACCCAGAGATTCACTGGCGCTCACCAGATGGCAAGCTGGTGCATAATAACTCCCGCACCATCCTGTATGATAATGGCACCCTTGATATTCTCATCACCACGCTGAAGGACAGCGGGGCATTTAATTGTGTGGCGTCCAATGCCGCAGGCATCGCCACAGCTGCTGTCGAGATCAACATGATCCCCTTACCCTTGTTTGTTAACAACACAGGCCACATGCGTGAGGACCCGGGCCTCTCAGACATCACCACCTCCTCCAAATCTGGCAATGACACCAAAGGCTACGACAAGCAGGACAGGAGGGTGATGGTCACTGAGCTGACCTCCTCCTCCGCTGTACTCCGTTGGCCATCTGAGCGCCATATCCCCGGCATCAGGATGTACCAGATTCAGTACAACAGCACGGCAGATGATACTTTGGTGTACAG AATGATCCCATCTACCAGCAAGAACTTCTTAATCAATGATCTGGCCGCGGGGCGGGAGTATGACCTTTGTGTGCTGGCGGTTTACGACGACGGCATCACATCGCTAACGGCCACACGTGTGGTCGGCTGTGTGCAGTTCCACACAGCCAGTGAGGTCAGCCAGTGCCGCTTCATGCACAGCCAGTTCCTGGGAGGCACTATGATCATCATTATTGGTGGTATAATTGTTGCTTCAGTGCTGGTGTTCATTATCATTCTGATGATCCGTTACAAGGCCTACAGCAGCCCAGAGGACGGCAAGACCAAGGTCAGCTCCAGCATGCACTCGCAGACCAATGGCAGCCAGCAGCGGCTGCAGCGCTCCGCCTCCAAGCAACCGTCTGACGAGGGTCAGCGGGAAGCTCACACGCCCAAAGAGTGCATGGCGCTGGTTCTGAGGGTGGACAATGAGAAGAAGGAGGATCCAGCAGCCATCACTGCCACCCTGGAGGTGGAGCTGCCACCCCTGAGTGTAGAAAAGATGAAGAGAAGAACCAGCCTGGATGCACAGTGCTCCGGCCCCCCATCTGAGGACACGCAGACGGACAGTAGCCTGACGGGCTCCACCATGTCCCTGTGTCTCATAGGCCCCAACGCTGGCACCAAGGAGGCTCCCAGGCTTAAGGACAAGAAAGCTGCCCTGGCCAACATGGGATTGCTCCCAAATGAGCTGGCACGAACTAGGCACAGATTCTCTTTTGATGGGGGGGATTACTCCATTTTTCAGAGTCATAGTTACCCACGCAGAGCGAGGACGAGGTGGCACAAGTCCACCAACCAGCTCAACATGGAGTCATCGCCGCTCGCCAACAGGAGAGTTACATTCAGCAGCACTGAGTGGATGCTTGAGAGCACAGTCTGA